The proteins below are encoded in one region of Puntigrus tetrazona isolate hp1 chromosome 5, ASM1883169v1, whole genome shotgun sequence:
- the LOC122345182 gene encoding myosin heavy chain, fast skeletal muscle-like isoform X3 → MSTDAEMAVYGKAAIYLRKPEKERIEAQNKPFDAKSACYVVDDKELYVKGTIKSRDGGKVTVTVLDTKEDRVAKEDDVHPMNPPKFDKIEDMAMMTHLNEPSVLYNLKERYAAWMIYTYSGLFCATVNPYKWLPVYDPEVVAAYRGKKRMEAPPHIFSVSDNAYQFMLTDRENQSVLITGESGAGKTVNTKRVIQYFATVAVQGDKKKEQSAGKMQGSLEDQIIAANPLLEAYGNAKTVRNDNSSRFGKFIRIHFGTSGKLASADIETYLLEKSRVTFQLSDERGYHIFYQMMTNHKPELIEMTLITTNPYDFPMCSQGQITVASIDDKEELVATDTAIDILGFSAEEKMCIYKFTGAVLHHGNMKFKQKQREEQAEPDGTEEADKISYLLGLNSADMLKALCYPRVKVGNEFVTKGQTVPQVYNAVSALCKSIYERMFLWMVIRINQMLDTKQQRNFFIGVLDIAGFEIFDFNSMEQLCINFTNEKLQQFFNHHMFVLEQEEYKKEGIVWEFIDFGMDLAACIELIEKPMGIFSILEEECMFPKATDTSFKNKLYDQHLGKCNAFQKPKPAKGKAEAHFSLVHYAGTVDYNISGWLDKNKDPLNESVLGLYQKSSVKLLATLYPPVVEETGGGKKGGKKKGGSMQTVSSQFRENLGKLMTNLRSTHPHFVRCLIPNESKVPGLMENFLVIHQLRCNGVLEGIRICRKGFPSRILYGDFKQRYKVLNASVIPEGQFIDNKKAAEKLLGSIDVDHDQYRFGHTKVFFKAGLLGTLEEMRDEKLASLVTMTQAACRGFLMRREFVKMTERRDAIFTIQYNVRSFMNVKHWPWMKVYYKIKPLLKSAETEKELATMKEDFTKCKEDLAKAEAKKKELEEKMVALLQEKNDLQLQVASESENLSDAEERCEGLIKSKIQLEAKLKETTERLEDEEEINAELTAKKRKLEDECSELKKDIDDLELTLAKVEKEKHATENKVKNLTEEMAAQDESIAKLTKEKKALQEAHQQTLDDLQAEEDKVNTLTKSKTKLEQQVDDLEGSLEQEKKLRMDLERAKRKLEGDLKLAQESIMDLENDKQQADEKLKKKDFETSQLLSKIEDEQSLGAQLQKKIKELQARIEELEEEIEAERAARAKVEKQRADLSRELEEISERLEEAGGATAAQIEMNKKREAEFQKLRRDLEESTLQHEATAAALRKKQADSVAELGEQIDNLQRVKQKLEKEKSEYKMEIDDLSSNMEAVAKAKGNLEKMCRTLEDQLSEIKSKNDENLRQINDLSAQRARLQTENGEFGRQLEEKEALVSQLTRGKQAFTQQIEELKRQIEEEVKAKNALAHAVQSARHDCDLLREQFEEEQEAKAELQRGMSKANSEVAQWRSKYETDAIQRTEELEEAKKKLAQRLQEAEEQIEAVNSKCASLEKTKQRLQGEVEDLMIDVERANALAANLDKKQRNFDKVLAEWKQKYEEGQAELEGAQKEARSLSTELFKMKNSYEETLDQLETLKRENKNLQQEISDLTEQLGETGKSIHELEKAKKTVETEKAEIQTALEEAEGTLEHEESKILRVQLELNQVKSEIDRKLAEKDEEMEQIKRNSQRVIESMQSTLDSEVRSRNDALRIKKKMEGDLNEMEIQLSHANRQASEAQKQLRNIQGQLKDAQLHLDDAVRGQEDMKEQVAMVERRNNLMQAEIEELRVGLEQTERGRKVAEQELVDASERVGLLHSQNTSLLNTKKKLETDLVQIQSEVDDTVQEARNAEEKAKKAITDAAMMAEELKKEQDTSAHLERMKKNLEVTVKDLQHRLDEAENLAMKGGKKQLQKLESRVRELEGEVEAEQRRGADAVKGVRKYERRVKELTYQTEEDKKNLNRLQDLVDKLQLKVKAYKRQAEESEEQANTHLSKLRKVQHELEEAEERADIAESQVNKLRAKSRDAGKGKEAAE, encoded by the exons ATGAGTACGGACGCGGAGATGGCCGTTTATGGCAAGGCTGCCATTTACTTGCGTAAGCCTGAGAAGGAGAGAATCGAGGCTCAAAACAAACCCTTTGATGCCAAGTCTGCCTGCTATGTGGTTGACGATAAAGAGCTGTACGTCAAGGGAACAATCAAGAGCAGAGATGGTGGCAAAGTCACTGTTACTGTGCTTGACACTAAAGAG GACAGAGTTGCCAAGGAGGATGACGTCCACCCAATGAATCCTCCCAAGTTCGACAAGATTGAGGACATGGCCATGATGACCCATCTCAATGAACCCTCTGTGCTTTATAACCTCAAAGAGCGTTATGCCGCATGGATGATCTAC ACCTACTCTGGGCTGTTCTGTGCCACTGTGAACCCCTACAAGTGGCTCCCAGTGTATGACCCAGAAGTGGTGGCTGCCTACAGAGGCAAAAAGCGTATGGAGGCCCCCCCCCACATCTTCTCTGTCTCTGACAACGCCTATCAGTTCATGTTGACTG ACAGAGAGAACCAGTCTGTCCTGATTAC TGGAGAATCCGGTGCTGGAAAGACTGTGAACACAAAACGTGTCATCCAGTACTTTGCCACAGTTGCAGTTCAAGGTGACAAGAAGAAAGAACAGAGTGCCGGCAAAATGCAG GGCTCTCTTGAGGATCAGATCATTGCTGCCAACCCTCTGCTTGAGGCTTATGGTAATGCCAAGACTGTGAGAAATGACAACTCCTCTCGTTTT gGTAAATTCATCAGAATTCATTTCGGTACATCTGGAAAACTGGCTAGTGCTGATATTGAGACAT ATCTGCTGGAGAAGTCTAGAGTGACATTCCAGCTTTCAGATGAGAGAGGCTACCACATCTTCTACCAGATGATGACCAACCACAAGCCTGAGCTGATTG AAATGACGCTTATCACCACCAACCCCTACGACTTCCCCATGTGCAGTCAGGGTCAGATCACAGTGGCTAGCATTGATGATAAAGAGGAGCTGGTCGCTACTGAT ACTGCTATTGACATTCTGGGCTTCAGTGCTGAGGAGAAAATGTGCATCTACAAGTTTACTGGAGCTGTGCTTCATCATGGTAACATGAAGTTCAAGCAGAAGCAGCGTGAGGAGCAGGCTGAGCCTGATGGCACAGAGG AGGCTGACAAAATTTCCTACCTTCTGGGTCTGAACTCTGCTGATATGTTGAAGGCTTTGTGCTACCCCAGAGTCAAGGTCGGAAATGAGTTTGTGACCAAAGGTCAGACCGTACCACAG GTGTACAACGCTGTCAGTGCCTTGTGCAAATCTATCTATGAGAGGATGTTCTTGTGGATGGTTATTCGTATCAACCAGATGTTGGACACAAAACAGCAGAGGAATTTCTTCATTGGTGTGCTGGATATTGCTGGTTTTGAGATCTTTGAC TTCAACAGCATGGAGCAGCTGTGCATCAACTTCACTAATGAGAAACTGCAACAGTTTTTCAACCACCACATGTTTGTGCTGGAACAAGAGGAGTACAAAAAGGAGGGCATTGTTTGGGAGTTCATTGACTTCGGCATGGACTTGGCTGCTTGTATTGAGCTCATTGAGAag ccCATGGGAATCTTCTCCATCCTTGAAGAGGAGTGCATGTTCCCCAAAGCTACAGACACTTCCTTCAAGAACAAGCTGTATGATCAGCATCTTGGCAAGTGCAATGCTTTCCAGAAACCAAAGCCTGCCAAAGGCAAGGCTGAGGCCCACTTCTCCCTGGTCCACTACGCTGGAACTGTGGACTACAACATTTCTGGCTGGTTGGACAAGAACAAGGATCCACTGAATGAGTCTGTTCTGGGGCTTTACCAGAAGTCTTCTGTCAAACTGCTGGCTACTCTCTACCCACCTGTTGTTGAGG agaCTGGTGGCGGAAAGAAGGGAGGCAAGAAGAAGGGTGGTTCCATGCAGACTGTGTCTTCTCAGTTCAGA GAGAACTTGGGCAAGCTCATGACCAACTTGAGGAGCACACACCCTCACTTTGTGCGTTGTCTGATTCCCAATGAGTCCAAGGTTCCAG GTTTGATGGAGAACTTCCTGGTTATCCACCAGCTGAGGTGTAACGGTGTGCTGGAGGGCATCAGAATCTGCAGAAAGGGCTTCCCCAGCAGAATCCTCTATGGTGACTTCAAGCAGAG ATACAAGGTGCTGAATGCCAGTGTAATCCCTGAGGGACAGTTTATTGACAACAAGAAGGCTGCTGAGAAACTCCTGGGATCCATTGATGTTGATCACGACCAATACAGATTTGGACACACAAAG GTGTTCTTCAAAGCTGGTCTTCTGGGTACTCTTGAGGAGATGCGTGATGAGAAACTGGCTTCTCTGGTCACAATGACTCAGGCTGCCTGCCGTGGTTTCCTGATGAGGAGGGAGTTTGTGAAGATGACAGAGAGGAG GGATGCAATTTTCACCATCCAATACAATGTCCGCTCATTCATGAATGTCAAACACTGGCCATGGATGAAGGTTTACTACAAGATTAAGCCTCTGCTGAAGAGTGCTGAAACTGAGAAGGAGCTGGCAACAATGAAAGAGGactttacaaaatgcaaagaagaTCTTGCCAAAGCTGAAGCCAAGAAGAAGGAGCTTGAAGAAAAGATGGTGGCACTGCTGCAAGAGAAAAATGATCTGCAGCTGCAAGTGGCTTCT GAATCTGAGAATCTCTCAGATGCTGAGGAGAGATGTGAGGGTCTGATCAAGAGCAAAATCCAACTTGAAGCTAAACTCAAAGAGACAACTGAGAGACTGGAAGATGAGGAAGAAATCAATGCTGAACTGACAGCCAAGAAGAGGAAACTGGAGGATGAGTGCTCTGAGCTGAAGAAAGACATTGATGACCTGGAGCTCACCTTGGCTAAAGTGGAAAAGGAGAAACATGCCACTGAGAATAAG GTCAAGAACTTGACTGAGGAAATGGCGGCTCAGGATGAGAGCATTGCCAAGCTGACAAAGGAGAAGAAAGCTCTCCAAGAAGCACATCAGCAGACCCTGGATGATCTCCAGGCAGAGGAGGACAAAGTCAACACCCTGACCAAATCCAAGACAAAGCTTGAGCAGCAAGTTGATGAT CTGGAAGGTTCCCTTGAACAAGAGAAGAAGCTCCGCATGGATCTCGAGAGAGCAAAGAGAAAGCTTGAAGGAGACCTGAAATTAGCCCAAGAGTCCATCATGGACCTGGAAAATGACAAGCAGCAGGCTGACGAGAAGCTGAagaa GAAAGACTTTGAAACAAGTCAGCTACTCAGCAAGATTGAAGATGAACAATCTCTGGGAGCTCAACTCCAGAAGAAGATCAAGGAGCTTCAG GCTCGCATTGAGGAACTGGAGGAAGAGATTGAGGCTGAGCGTGCTGCCCGTGCCAAGGTTGAGAAGCAGAGAGCTGATCTCTCCAGGGAACTTGAGGAGATCAGTGAGAGGCTTGAGGAGGCTGGAGGAGCCACTGCTGCTCAGATTGAGATGAATAAGAAGCGTGAAGCTGAATTCCAGAAGCTGCGTCGTGATCTTGAAGAGTCCACCCTCCAGCATGAAGCTACTGCTGCTGCCCTCCGTAAGAAGCAGGCAGACAGTGTGGCCGAGCTGGGAGAGCAGATCGACAACCTCCAGCGTGTCAAGCAGAAGCTTGAGAAGGAGAAGAGTGAATACAAAATGGAGATTGATGATCTTTCCAGCAACATGGAGGCTGTTGCCAAAGCAAAG GGCAATCTTGAGAAGATGTGCCGCACACTTGAGGACCAACTTAGTGAAATAAAGTCTAAGAATGACGAGAACCTTCGCCAGATAAATGACCTCAGTGCTCAAAGAGCAAGACTTCAAACTGAAAATg GTGAGTTTGGCCGTCAGCTGGAGGAGAAGGAGGCTCTGGTTTCTCAGCTCACCAGAGGCAAACAAGCTTTCACTCAGCAAATTGAGGAGCTTAAGAGGCAGATTGAAGAGGAGGTTAAG GCTAAGAACGCACTGGCCCATGCTGTGCAATCAGCCCGTCATGACTGCGACCTGCTCCGTGAGCAGTTTGAGGAAGAGCAGGAGGCAAAGGCTGAGCTGCAGAGGGGAATGTCAAAGGCCAACAGTGAAGTTGCTCAGTGGAGAAGCAAATATGAAACTGATGCCATCCAGCGCACTGAGGAGCTTGAAGAGGCCAA GAAGAAGTTGGCTCAGCGTCTCCAAGAGGCAGAGGAACAAATTGAGGCTGTGAACTCCAAATGTGCCTCTCTAGAGAAGACCAAACAGAGACTCCAGGGTGAGGTGGAGGACCTCATGATTGATGTGGAGAGAGCCAATGCTTTGGCTGCCAACCTTGACAAGAAGCAGAGGAACTTTGACAAG GTCCTGGCAGAATGGAAGCAGAAATATGAGGAAGGTCAGGCAGAGCTGGAAGGTGCCCAGAAAGAGGCTCGTTCACTCAGCACTGAGCTGTTCAAGATGAAGAACTCCTATGAGGAGACTCTGGATCAGCTGGAGACCCTcaagagagagaacaagaaTCTGCAGC AGGAGATTTCAGATCTGACTGAGCAGTTGGGTGAGACTGGTAAGAGCATTCATGAGCTGGAAAAGGCCAAGAAGACAGTAGAGACTGAGAAGGCTGAGATTCAGACTGCCTTGGAGGAGGCTGAA GGCACCCTGGAGCACGAGGAGTCCAAGATTCTCCGTGTCCAGCTTGAGCTTAACCAGGTCAAGAGTGAGATTGACAGGAAGCTTGCAGAGAAGGATGAGGAGATGGAGCAGATCAAGAGGAACAGCCAGAGAGTCATTGAATCCATGCAGAGCACTCTGGACTCTGAGGTCAGGAGCAGGAACGATGCCCTGAGAATCAAGAAGAAGATGGAGGGAGACCTCAATGAGATGGAGATTCAGCTGAGCCACGCCAATCGCCAGGCTTCTGAGGCTCAGAAACAGCTCAGGAACATTCAGGGACAACTCAAG GATGCCCAACTGCACCTTGATGATGCTGTGAGAGGACAGGAAGACATGAAGGAGCAGGTGGCAATGGTGGAGCGCAGAAACAATCTGATGCAAGCAGAGATTGAGGAGCTGAGAGTTGGTCTggagcagacagagagaggccgCAAAGTGGCTGAACAAGAGCTGGTGGACGCCAGTGAGCGTGTTGGGCTGCTGCATTCTCAG AATACAAGTCTCTTGAACACCAAGAAGAAGCTTGAGACCGACCTTGTTCAGATCCAGAGTGAGGTTGACGACACTGTACAGGAAGCCAGGAATGCAGAGGAGAAGGCCAAGAAGGCCATCACTGAT GCTGCAATGATGGCAGAAGAGCTTAAGAAGGAGCAGGACACCAGCGCTCACCTtgagaggatgaagaagaatcTGGAGGTGACAGTGAAGGATCTGCAGCACCGTCTGGATGAAGCTGAGAATCTGGCCATGAAGGGAGGAAAGAAACAACTCCAGAAACTGGAGTCCAGA GTCCGTGAGCTTGAGGGTGAAGTTGAAGCAGAGCAGAGACGTGGAGCTGATGCTGTTAAAGGTGTCCGCAAATATGAGAGGAGAGTCAAGGAGCTCACctaccag ACTGAGGAGGACAAGAAAAACCTCAACAGACTGCAGGAT